The DNA window CTTAACGGAAAATACATCGTTTTTACAATGTATCAATAAtttgtcattttaaatttttatacagCTATCATGATCTTtcaattatattatttttagactctcagttaaaaaaaaaaaaaaatttggtctaTTAATAAGCATTTTCATTGAGAGTCACCCTCACACTTTTGTTTAAGCAACTATTTAATGCTTTGGCATTCTTCTTAAATCCTTTCTTACTTGTGTTCATGAAAGAGCTatccacagaaaaaaaaaaaaaaaaaaaaaaaaaaaaacattaaaaacccattttgattctactttttatttaaaaaatatgctTGCAATACACTGATTGAATTTTACAGCTGGTGCTTTCTATGGTCAGAGTGAAGATGCTGTGATATGTATGTCTCTGCCATGGCTTGTAATCACGTTCATTTTGACTGTTATGGATCTTTCTGCAGCAGTTATGTACACTTTTGACATTTTCCATATGACGGTAATTTCTtgtgagaaattaaaataaacataaaatttagtttttaaggTGAAGATACTAGCCATCGATGAATATACTAATGTGTATGTACATTGAAATACATTTGAATATGATGGCCAGCATACAAAAAATGTTTGGCGATTTCTCTGAAGCGGATTATCAGTGTAAGAATTGGCTACTATGCTGAGACTTTATATGATACCTGAAGTCGTTAAACCTATAATCAGTCTTCCTTAAATGAAACGCAACATTCGattgcaaaattatttaaacattttcgttgcactatgctacttgggatgcTGCATAGCAAGCTATGTGGCATCAACAAACTTTAGGAAGATAGTATAAGTGTTATGTTCCCCAGCagttttcagaaataaaaatatgaatatctTGAAATCAACTTTTTGGTATTTAGCTGACTTTTGATGATAAGTATTTGGGTATAGCAGATACATTCGTCGAGTGCCCTTAAGTGTTCTTGTGATGACTTTTGTTCTCTCTAAAAACTTTCAGGGGCATTTCAAAGAACGGTAACAAActcaatgaaaaataagtttCAACTCAAGAATAAACTAAAACAAATTCATTGATTTATATCGATTGAtcattcataaaatgaaaattcacactatacaataaaattacaaatGTAAAAATACATCAGAATAAATGCTTGTAATTGTGACACCCACAGCTTTTCTGATGTGCACTTAGGGAACAGATAGTTAAAAGGTGAAAGATAGCACTGTACCTTATGAATATTGATTGAGAGGTTTTGACTAGGATCTGATttcatgttgcctaatttcctcttgCGTTTTATGTATTTTGATGATAGTATATTAAATAATATAATGCCTTTAAACTTTTTGTCTTCTTCCTCTCCATTATCAAGAATATATGcactcggaaaattttaagttaaatgtTTGTAGTTTTCTACTTAAGAAATAAAACAggagaggaaattgggcaacgtctgatgtagtTATACTGATTCTAATTAACTCCGTCCGATTTgaatgagggaaaaaataatcTGACCAAAGAAACAGTTGAAGAAACTGAATTCAGCATCTAAAAGGTATTGTGGAATTCATAAGCAAGGCACTTTCTTACTCATACTTCGACTGACTTGATTTGTTGGTTTGTAAGCAGTTGGAAGCAAAACAATAACTTTTTTCATGTCACATTGATGtgctgaaaaaaataagaaaaagctatgttgaaaaaatggataaaaaacacaaaaatataatGAGAAGTCTTTAAAAGcatagagaaaaatatttctccaaAAGTAGAGGAACATTCCAATGTAAATTGATGAGTTGTTAAGTCAGAATTTGAGAAGACTCCTTCTTTATCCAGAAATAAGTTGGAGCAACCGAATCCATATCTCACACCTTTTCCATttttaatgacaaaaatgaatgaattttaccttttctaAACTTTACAGGATAAGAAAGCATACCTTCAATTTATCGGCGTTGGACTGAAAAATACCACGATAATAGAAGGCCTAGAAGGAAAAACACCTCAGGAATGGCAATATGACACAATTATTCCTGGCGTAATTTTTGTGTCCATATACTTGAGGCTAGTCGTACTATGGCTGATCAATGTGTACTTATTAATCAAGGTATTCAATGAGATATGGTGgctcaggagagaaaaaaagaaagagtctGTCAAGaggcctcaaaattttgtgagtacATGACTGCATTcagaatttaacaaaatttaaatGCCAGTTTttcttcataactttttttttaaaaaccatgaatttttcataaacattacttaaaaagaacaaaaaggaTTTTCTAACCTGCAtgatttaagaatatttttacatttctttaaagttcaaaattaacaaggaaaaattACTTCCATGATTAAAATGAAGGGTCCTCAAAAAATCGAGGGTAACATCGAGCTTTGTTTCCTCATATTAGAATGGCAGCATCACTTAGTATTAGTAGAGTGAAAATTTCATCTACTTTAAAGCAGTAAATCTGTGAAATATCGTAATAAACAAAATGGATGCCGTAAATTCGATACAGAATTTTGAACAACTATTGTACAATCCAAAGAATCAATGTATACTACTAGAAACGTAAAGCCAAGCCAGAAAAGACGCCAATATTTTACACAAATTGTAAGTTGAGAAGTGAATTTAAGACTTTATAAGTGCGCTTATTGTAAAATTGGAGCAAAATTACCTACGAAAAAACTTTCTGTCTGACTCTGCTTACAATTTACAGCAGTTCCTCACTAaatgacttatttttttctcaggagATGAGCGTTATCAACAGAATTCAAGAACAGAGACCAAGTCCACAGATGCAAGACGCACCTAACAAGAATGCACAATATGTTCCTTGGATGGATTTAGTGAGTTTTAAAACCAACGTACAGCAACAATCCTTGACGCAAAGGAGAAAATCTGAGCTAATCATTAACACAAAAATTGCTGAGAACTATAATCAAGCCAAGCTCCAGCGACTGAATGAAGAGTTCCGCAAAAAATATCTACCGGTCGATTCCCAGTTGGTAAAAATTACAGATAATAATTTATCTCCTGACAGAATGCGTCGCAGACATAGCGAGGAGTCGTACATCTGGCGCGAGAAAGTCCGAGATAAAGCACGGCGATTCAGTGAGCAGCAGCACCAGATCAAAGTAATTGCAGAGTTGCTAGAGCAAAGAGCAAGCGGAACTCCGAGCAAGGCCACAAAACAGGCGGAAAATGAGAGGCGGCGAAGTAAAACTAAAGAGCCAGTCAACTGGTATGAGCCCATATGGGAAATGGAGACAGCCGACAGCCATTACACAACGATTGAGAATGATCTGTATTCTCCTGTTTTTGATTACTTGGGACAACCTACACCCCACCTTCAGCCCTTCAAATGGACCTTAGATTCACCAACATTTAAGAGATATGAGCAGCGAATAATTTTCAACTACCCTGTTGCTTCACCTACTTCTTTACAGTAAGTTGATCCACGAATGGCATTTTCAGCATTTCAGAGTTTACTTAGTTCAGCTTAGTTTTGACACGAGGTGTCAAATGTTGTGGAGGAAAGAAAGTACATAATAATAATTCGATTATAAGAAATAATAATTCAATGAGAAATAAGTGCCTGAGGACTATCAAAGAAAGTGTGATTTACAGCTCTGTCATGATTCTCGGACTTGTGGCTGATGGGATTTTTTTAGAACGGGGAaagaaaatttccaaagaaCTTTGATAGAAATAGTTGATTAGCTTCCCTTTTAAACAAATAGAACAAAAGCGGAGACTTACAACTTTGGAACCtaagaaatgaatttttcaacatCAGCCATTCACATGCATTCTTGCATGTCTAGTTTATTTTAGTGTACTTTCTCAATAAATATAAgactcctttcaaaaaaaaaatttgacacctTATTCATCAATTGAATaccaattttgaagaaaaaaaatttaaattgaaaaaatttaatcatttcTATTTTgcttttcagagaaaataaccCCCTGAGGCGAATATGGAACGAAATCCAGGTACTGAAGTACGGACCGAAAACTCAAAATAAACCACCTCCTTCACCAAAAATTGACTATGAACTATAAATTCACAATGAAGGGGTGCAACAGGAAAACTAAGTTTGAACCTTCTAAGCCCTGAATTAATTGTTGGTATTAATGAACGAGTAGGTTGAAACTTTGTCAAATAAATATTCCACTATCATATTCTGTGGCTTCGGTAGAAAGTTGGACCCAGAAATTTTATCTTTCCgcttttttcttcagtttacCTGACACTATCAAacacgaggttttttttattgaaatcgtcacttcaattttcaataaaatgatgaTAATTTATTGACAAAGAACAATTATACAAAAGTCAACGGTCAGATTGAAATAGGGATAAAAGTAAATACTAAGTACAGCCGCAGCTTTCCGTATTAACTTAGCCTAAGGAGATAGGAGATATAAAGAGATGAGATAAGGCGAATGAGAGTCAATGCCGCAGCGGAAATAATAAAGGAAAAAACTATAAACTAAAAAACCTTGGTGAAGAGATTATGAGACACAAAATGTGTGTTTCTATCTGATAGCGAAGAAGAGAGAACAGATAAAAAGgacaataaaattcaaattttcaataaaaagttaaaaaagtacTCAAAAAATAGAAGAACACTTCATAGCTTTTCTTGGCCAAGGCCTGGGGTATTAGGGTGGGGCCACAGAATTGTTGAAACATCTTTTAAAgctggaaacttttttttcttcggaagGATCAAAAGTGGATAGTTATTCATAATACTTACTGAGTAGACAATCCAAATAATAATTTCACTGGGATCAATAGTTTTTGAAATGATTCAacctggaaaaagaagaaaaaaattgaaaaaaacgcTGAAATCGTTTCTTGAATATTGATAACAGGAAAGCAAACACAGTGATGCAtccaaggatttttttcttgagagaGGGGGATGTGGCGTTTCACTCTATTAAAGTCTAGAGGATAGAATGTCCTTAAAATAAAAGGGAAGTATAGGAATCTTCCCCTAGAAAAATACCCCTAGTTTTACCCTTTGTGATTGAACTTGGattttcatcataatttcaAAATCGGTTTAGGGTTGCTATTTCCCAGAAGGAAGATAACTACAATTTTTCTGGACAATTCTGAGAAGGCTTTGGAGGGGGAAAAATCTAAGGAGAATAATTTTTACCTGAATAGTTTAACTTTGCTTCTATTGTTTCCAACAGCAAGATAGCCACTAGATGGTGAAAAATCCAACGCAAAAGGCAGTTTTATGTATGTGTCCATAGCAGGGAAGTTTGAAAACACTGTCAGCGAGGGAAAATGTACCTACAATTAGGAAGAAAAAcctttacttgaaaaattgcaaagaaattCAATTATAGATGTCTCCTAAGTCTATCGGGGAAGCAGTGAGAAATCATTAGAATTTTGATTGCTTAGTACTTCCCAAATTCGTTTCGAGAGTTCATGGAGGGAGCAGACTAAATCCTAATGTTCAAGAAACGTAAACTCTtcatctacaaaaaaaaaaaaaaaaaaaaaaaaagttgcttaaATCCAAATTCTTGTTCTCTGCAGGTATCTaagaacagaagctaaaaaattgttaaaatgcgGATAACCAACAATATTTTTGGAGCTGGAAGAgaggcaatggaccactagataaggtacgaatttcagcattttgatacatgtttcttaaccaaaattttacgtaaaacacgatgcacacaacgaaaattaccgaaattaactcctgacgaagatatttaatgattcttgatgcgtcaattcaaaccacccgctcatgaaaagtcaatgctctacatgattcatatcgcgcgctaaacgtttgtcatgacagtctctgcgatataaaaatctggcaacctcaatcttgacgctttggctcagttatagcaaattgttaatagtttgaacaacacatggtgggaaatgagcattgctcgattgagaagcttgctgaaaccgttgtagtgggcgatttgactcttgtagggctttgagtttcttgtgagcgggcagttcaaattccttgtaaccaatgtgaaataaaaacgttaatatcttcgttaggagttggtttcagtgattttcgttgtgtggATCGTTTTCTaggtgaaattctggttaagaaacatgtatcagattgcttaaattcgtaccttgtctagtggtccattacaatTACTGTGATCCAAAAAGCTACAAATTATCACTCTAAGTACATATTACTTGATGAGGGTTGTGATAAACCCTTTTACGAGAACCAATTGAAAGACATGAACATGGGAGTCAATAACAGCCTGTAGAAAGGCAGATAGAAAACACAGGACCCTTCAGTTATTCAATAATATCAACActtgaattaaaataatttttgtactGAGCTCCTATCATTATCAAGGAGGGAAATTATTACGAAAAAGCAAACATAAAACCTTGACATTAACTTATTTACCACCAAAGCTGTCATAATGAAGTTTATCCTGTTGGTCTTTAAGGGCCTGGACAGTCATAATGGCCGGTCTTCTGAACGGCACTAATTTATGGCATTGCTGCGCAATAAAGGATAGTGATACAGCAACCACGATTTTAAGCCTACCAatctttcttaaattttcctttttttccgggCTGACATGAAATATTCAACAGAGATGCAGTGGCAGTAAAGTTCTTAGTTCTAAGATAAGTACTTACAAGTTTAAGAGCGTTGGGTTTGTCACCAGATGCCATAGCTAGAATTTCTGATGAGGCATTGAATTTGAGAATTGTAATGCTAGTAACCAGATTCATCACAGTTTTGATAGGTGTCGGATTGTTGGAAGAAATTGGAAGCTTATAGATGTTCACTGTCCCTACACTCGAGCCTGTTGCCAACAGTTGATCATTAGGTGACATGGCTATGCTTTTCCCTTTAATACATCCTTCATCATAAAACCTGCGCACACACCGTCGGCTGGCTACATCCCATATGTACACCTCACCTTCATCTGAAGATATTCATGAAAACAAACAATAAGCTGGAGAAATtacacaaaagaaaaaaatgtctatcCCAGCAGACCCCTCCCCCAAAGTTCCATGTTAATGTCATTTCAAAGATGGTCTGAGCTCAAGGAGGATTAATACAGTAAAAAATACCTTTATAATGAAATACACAGTAATAATAATTTGATGATGTTTTTGCTTTGTAAAACTCTTGCAAGCAAAATTGTCTTATGATAATATCAtaacttaaatttgttcaaaatcagGGTAAGGTTGGGATTTGCAAAGtatcatttttattgaaatgagAGATTGTAACTTATAATTTTGGCTATGTGATGAGATTTCAGTCAGTTTACTTTGAATGCTAGTTAAACATTTGACAGCTTAATTTTGAGGCAGTTTACCAGAGCACACACCGAGTTTCAGAGAAAAGTTAATACTTTTTCAAGAACATAAAGAAATAAGTGGTGCTGAAGTGAATCAGATGTTTTGAGTTTGAGCTACCATTGGAACCAATGCATTGTTAAAAGATACAACTGTGATCTACACTCCCCAAAAGCCGATTTggcaataaaataaataaataaaatacattcggAATAAAGTGTGCAAATTGCTACAAGTGCAGACCTTAGATTACCACTTACTACCTGGCGAATGGTGTCTACCTATAATTGCAAAGGGTACATATTGTATTAATTGTTGCATTTTATTACAAGTTCGACTTCCTTATATGGCTGTTGAGGAGTATTAACTGTAAATCAGAATAAATTGAGTTTGATCCAGtactatgaaaaaaaatgtgattgttgaaattaggACAAAAAATCACTCCCCTGGAAAATTTTCATCCGTGCACTACGGCTTCTTCTCCCATTAACTGAACACAAGCGACACATACGGCCAGGTGCTTTTTTGATACAAATTGCATTGAATGTGTATTAGACGATatgatgtttttatttttcacacaatataataaagagaaaatagaaaagaaaaaagaatagaaaagaaaatagaaataaaatagaaataaaaaatcgcGGTTAGAGGACGTATTTGATTTGTGGTGAGGATTCTGTTAGAGGGTTCTGAGGATAATTTAAGCCAGTCTCATATTAGAGCAGATGTAAAAGAGCTATCATTAGGAATAAGGACAACTTACCACCATGCGAATATAATGAAGATCCTTCCGAGTTGAAGCATACAGCTCCTACATTTCCATTCATCTTCAGAGTGAAGAGAAACTCTTTGGATCTACTACTTAAAAAGTGGatattcccaaattttccgCAAACCACAATATATTTTCCATCTGGTGACATTACAAAATTCTGAAagggaacaaaaaaaattcattatatCCTCATATTTAACAGTAAAACACAAAACATTCTGGCCTCAgtataattttggattttgtaaAGGTCCTTTCAAAATAACCTAATGAGCCTCCAtcttgcaatattttttttcttctttttttaaaacaatgttaaaaatactaaaattctGTAAGACCTCAAGCCTTTCATGGAATGATCTAACTTTCCAACAAATCTATTGACtaactttaaaactgaaaaaagttacTTTGCTGAAAAGCATTCATCCTTCTAGACGTTGAGTTTGTTTGGCTTACTGACAAGAATATAACGCTGCTGGGATCTGAGGTTGCAAATAAAACAATTATTGGTTTGTAGTAAAACAATGAGACAAGGAAACACATTGCCTGCAAGAGTTCAAAGTCTCTTCATGATTGAATACAGTGAGcaatattgttatttttttttaagactaAATCATCGTAGAACATTCGGATCTGTGatgcaaaaattccaaaatgttAAACATTTCATGCAATCCAACATTTTTGACACACTCTACAATCTACAATTTGTCCAATAGCAAAATGCTAAATTTTACTGCAAAACTTTTAGTGTCCTAGGATCGTACGCTATTTATTCTAAATAATGAGGAAAATCGCCTTACAACCCAAGATTTTCCgctacaaatatttttacactCCTGCAGTGATCACTCAGAAAAGTGACACCAAACCATCAATGAATATGATGAAAATGCAATTACCTTCATACTTGTCTGTTCCAATGCATGGTGCATTGGAACGTGTAGCGTTTTGCCAGAGACCATGTCATAACAATAAAAATGTCCGCCATGCTGAGATCCAACGATGAATTGTTCCCCGTCCCGAGTAAAATGGGCACATTGAATTGGAAATCTTTCAAATCTAATGGATTGTAATTTAGCATTGTCTCGGCCATCGACCTGTAGAATAAGAAAAATTGGACATGAAAGAAAGTTAACTattaaaaaggtaaaaatggCGGCCTTCTGATTTTTGTCTGACAGCATCTTCAAATATATGGATTATTCTGAAAGTACTAGGATTGATGTTCTTGGTACAGGAGTAACACTAATCAGCAATAGGACTTCCAGGATCTATCAAGTCGGTTTTGATGATTTTAAACACAGTCCAGCTTAGTAGTTTGAAACTTAATAGAATTACAGCACATAATCCTAATATATTTAACTTAagtatttcaagaaatgacattgATTCGTTTTTTGTTGAATAAGGGAGGTAAAAGGAGAGATTTTGGAGCGTCACAATCAAATACATCGTTTGGGAATCACACAGCTGAATAAAGCGTTGAAGACGCTTTTGATAGCCATTACAAAAGTTActcacttttttgaaaaaaataaaataaacaaataaacaaatacCTACAAATAAAGAGTGAAGGGAGATCAtgttaaaaacaaagaaaacgaCACTTACATGAAAGATTGAAGCTATAGAACCTGCGCCAGCAACAAGAGCTACAGATGAAGATGTATGGAATTCGACAGCTTCAATATTCCTACCTTCTATGTAGTTTGAGTCTCGATTTAAATCAGTCAATTCTTTAATTGCGATCTTGCCTTTAGGTAGATGCGCACTTTTGCTACTAATCATATTTCCACACCTCTAT is part of the Bemisia tabaci chromosome 1, PGI_BMITA_v3 genome and encodes:
- the LOC109043069 gene encoding uncharacterized protein codes for the protein MHKLQRRKILFTVAATITLSQCIIWTAIYISAVTLYSCSTQLSYFTNLLQRGDLKGNTRINYISTLTYVAYLWNGKCKRGNATKAFYWPDRIPSSERTYAWMLSYSLVTSCWIPASVGLMTGAFYGQSEDAVICMSLPWLVITFILTVMDLSAAVMYTFDIFHMTDKKAYLQFIGVGLKNTTIIEGLEGKTPQEWQYDTIIPGVIFVSIYLRLVVLWLINVYLLIKVFNEIWWLRREKKKESVKRPQNFEMSVINRIQEQRPSPQMQDAPNKNAQYVPWMDLVSFKTNVQQQSLTQRRKSELIINTKIAENYNQAKLQRLNEEFRKKYLPVDSQLVKITDNNLSPDRMRRRHSEESYIWREKVRDKARRFSEQQHQIKVIAELLEQRASGTPSKATKQAENERRRSKTKEPVNWYEPIWEMETADSHYTTIENDLYSPVFDYLGQPTPHLQPFKWTLDSPTFKRYEQRIIFNYPVASPTSLQENNPLRRIWNEIQVLKYGPKTQNKPPPSPKIDYEL
- the wcd gene encoding U3 small nucleolar RNA-associated protein 18 homolog; translated protein: MAKVSEPVKQKKRHAKSPPAFTSKKKKIRYLINDDTIPDKEEEERLEKFLFDETPNLSDDDEPTPMSVSPVEAAKKTSSSKKREPAWHDEDDEVKVEAVSKTTRRSLTMKGKSGDPYYDMLKKKFEAIVGTPSWARLPSERDDQEKDSDNEEETGSDLKRRCGNMISSKSAHLPKGKIAIKELTDLNRDSNYIEGRNIEAVEFHTSSSVALVAGAGSIASIFHVDGRDNAKLQSIRFERFPIQCAHFTRDGEQFIVGSQHGGHFYCYDMVSGKTLHVPMHHALEQTSMKNFVMSPDGKYIVVCGKFGNIHFLSSRSKEFLFTLKMNGNVGAVCFNSEGSSLYSHGDEGEVYIWDVASRRCVRRFYDEGCIKGKSIAMSPNDQLLATGSSVGTVNIYKLPISSNNPTPIKTVMNLVTSITILKFNASSEILAMASGDKPNALKLVHFPSLTVFSNFPAMDTYIKLPFALDFSPSSGYLAVGNNRSKVKLFRLNHFKNY